Proteins encoded within one genomic window of Thunnus maccoyii chromosome 22, fThuMac1.1, whole genome shotgun sequence:
- the LOC121889729 gene encoding acidic leucine-rich nuclear phosphoprotein 32 family member B-like has protein sequence MDMKKRVSLELRHRSPTEVQELVLDNCRSSEGKIEGITAEFSNLELLSLINVGLTSVADIPKLDKLKKLELSDNRISGGLEVLAERLVNLTHLNLSGNKFKDISTLEPLKKLPQLKSLDLFNCEVTNLADYRESIFKLLPQLTYLDGYDIDDCEASDSDGEGDGVEDEDEEEGESEDFEEEEEEDEEDVVAEDDDDDDDSGDDEDGEVNGDVDSEDDDDDEEDEEDDDEDSSPTKGEKRKRDPEDEDDEDDD, from the exons ATGGACATGAAGAAGAGGGTCTCTTTAGAGCTGAGGCACCGGTCACCGACAGAA GTCCAGGAGCTGGTTCTGGATAACTGTCGCTCCAGCGAGGGAAAGATCGAAGGAATCACAGCAGAGTTCTCCAACCTGGAGCTGCTCAGCCTCATCAACGTCGGCCTGACCAGCGTAGCAGACATCCCCAAACTGGACAAActcaaaaag TTGGAGCTGAGTGACAACAGGATATCAGGCGGTCTGGAGGTCCTGGCGGAGCGGCTGGTGAACCTAACGCACCTCAACCTCAGTGGGAATAAGTTCAAAGACATCAGCACCCTGGAGCCCCTG AAAAAGTTGCCCCAGCTGAAGAGTCTAGACCTGTTTAACTGCGAGGTGACGAACCTGGCCGACTACAGGGAATCCATCTTCAAGCTCCTCCCCCAGCTCACCTACCTGGACGGCTACGACATCGACGACTGCGAGGCCTCCGACTCCGACGGCGAGGGAGACGGAGTCGAGGACGAGGACGAAGAAG AAGGAGAGTCAGAGGACtttgaggaagaggaagaggaggacgaggaagaCGTAGTGgctgaagatgatgatgatgacgatgacaGCGGCGATGACGAG GACGGCGAGGTGAACGGAGATGTTGACAGTGAGGACGATGACGACGATGAGGAAGACGAAGAAGATGATG ATGAGGACTCGTCTCCGAccaaaggagagaagaggaagagggaccctgaagatgaggatgatgaagacgATGATTAA
- the LOC121889654 gene encoding coronin-2B-like: MSWRSSFRCSKFRHVFGKPATKEHSYDGVPITRSVHDNHHCSANPCFIAVVTECAGGGSFLVLPIHHTGRVDPQHPRVCGHSSRVLDVKWNPFDDHCIASCSEDCTVKIWDIPVCGVQQDLTLARKTLIGHSRRVGLIEWHPTAENLLLSSAYDYKVLLWDVSHEGAVLRYPVRMVLMPIHHHYPSETLLLSVSFNSDGSRLAVTSKDRRVRVLDPRTGKILQVSSSKSHRASKVLYIGGLKMLLSTGSSPWNHRQIVLWDPDDLSEPLYEEDLDGSAGVLFPFYDPDTHMLYLAGKGDGNIRYYELSAEKPYISFLTEYRSLLPQKGLGVMPKRGLDVSACEVFRFYRLIAVKDLVEPLSMIVPRKESGIFQEDLYPMTAGNQAAMTAQEWLSGINRSPVLMSLKPGTRVANPYPETPADKGLVRQLSWFQMSPAVGTVPGSDLDFMEEAFLEEQLAYQDAKYPREVSDLSGWQPDETQAPLWTYCCTPHCCEPAERPPPTTESELLQAFYRQQDEIRGLREQLHQKDVRIAQLELEIKNTRNNMRATF; this comes from the exons ATGTCGTGGCGTTCGTCCTTTCGCTGCTCAAAGTTTCGTCACGTCTTCGGGAAGCCGGCCACCAAGGAGCACAGCTACGACGGGGTGCCGATCACACGCAGCGTCCACGACAACCACCACTGCTCAGCCAACCCCTGCTTCATCGCCGTGGTGACCGAGTGCGCCGGAGGAGGGTCCTTTTTGGTCCTGCCCATCCATCAT ACAGGCAGAGTTGATCCTCAGCACCCGAGGGTGTGCGGTCACAGCAGCAGAGTCCTGGACGTTAAGTGGAACCCGTTTGACGATCACTGCATTGCTTCGTGCTCAGAGGACTGCACT GTGAAGATCTGGGACATCCCAGTCTGTGGTGTCCAACAGGACCTCACCTTGGCCAGGAAGACTCTAATTGGTCACTCCAGGAGGGTAGGGCTTATTGAGTGGCATCCAACCGCTGAGAATCTACTGCTTAGCTCCGCCTACGACTACAAG GTGCTGTTGTGGGATGTGTCCCATGAAGGTGCGGTGCTCAGGTACCCGGTCCGTATGGTTTTGATGCCGATCCACCACCATTACCCGTCCGAGACGCTGCTGTTGTCTGTCAGCTTCAATAGTGATGGCAGCAGGCTGGCAGTCACATCCAAAGACAGACGGGTTCGAGTCCTGGACCCGCGGACAGGGAAGATTTTACAG GTGTCCAGCAGTAAGTCCCACAGGGCCAGTAAGGTTTTATACATTGGAGGGTTGAAGATGCTGCTGTCTACTGGCAGCTCGCCCTGGAACCACAGACAGATTGTTCTCTGGGACCCT gatGACTTATCTGAGCCTCTGTACGAAGAAGATTTGGACGGGTCTGCAGGAGTTCTCTTCCCGTTCTATGACCCAGACACACATATGCTCTACCTGGCTGGAAAG GGTGATGGGAACATCAGGTACTATGAGCTGAGTGCTGAGAAACCTTACATCAGCTTCCTGACGGAGTACAGGTCACTGCTGCCACAGAAAGGACTGG GAGTGATGCCAAAGCGCGGCCTGGATGTGAGCGCCTGTGAGGTTTTTCGATTTTATCGTCTGATCGCTGTCAAAGACCTGGTGGAACCACTGTCAATGATCGTACCACGAAAAGAG TCAGGTATTTTTCAAGAGGATCTGTACCCAATGACAGCAGGAAACCAGGCGGCCATGACAGCTCAGGAGTGGCTGTCAGGGATCAACAGAA GCCCAGTACTGATGTCTCTGAAGCCTGGGACTAGAGTAGCCAACCCTTACCCAGAAACCCCTGCTGACAAGGGGCTAGTGAGGCAGCTGAGCTGGTTCCAGATGAGCCCAGCTGTTGGCACGGTGCCAGGATCAGACCTGGACTTTATGGAGGAG GCCTTCCTCGAGGAGCAGCTGGCCTACCAAGACGCCAAATACCCGAGGGAGGTGAGCGATCTGTCGGGGTGGCAGCCAGATGAGACGCAGGCCCCGCTGTGGACGTACTGCTGCACGCCGCACTGCTGCGAACCCGCAGAGAGACCGCCACCCACAACCGAGAGCGAG CTCCTTCAAGCATTTTACAGACAGCAAGACGAGATTAGAGGCCTGAGAGAACAACTTCATCAGAAAGAC GTGAGGATTGCTCAACTGGAACTAGAGATCAAAAACACCAGAAACAACATGAGGGCAACTTTCTGA